One segment of Toxotes jaculatrix isolate fToxJac2 chromosome 8, fToxJac2.pri, whole genome shotgun sequence DNA contains the following:
- the gnl1 gene encoding guanine nucleotide-binding protein-like 1, whose product MPRKKPFSNKQKKKQLQVKRERKRGDTGSGPSSRNASVERGDRQSDTSDSETTDVRRINQQPFSREGRYDPNRFRLHFEKESKEEVEKRKKLAREKVLQPVSDKELEVDINDIYPSEKGLGFPRRPSWNYEMTRESLLRKEEKSYKEYLDDLHSRNPPGSLSHFEHNLETWRQLWRVMEMSDVILLIVDIRHPVLQFPPALYHYITGDLQKQVVLVLNKADLCPPPLVIAWKHYMTSQFPHLQIVCFTSHPGQPYSTVLQKKRMRRKGDWGHAGGPIDILKACQEITAGRVDLSSWEQKIQRDAVAERLDGEGADEGAESVLMEHQSDSAMEMSNPSQELYKDGVLTLGCIGFPNVGKSSVINSLVGRKVVSVSRTPGHTKYFQTYYLTPTVKLCDCPGLVFPSRVNKQLQILAGIYPVSQLQEPYSSVGYLCERTPFLSVLKLNHPSLLEKEAHLRNQGSEELSWTAWDVCEAWAERRGYKTAKAARNDVYRAANSLLRLAIDGRLCLCLRPPGYSCLRAHWENHQDLPEIMALQGRTTEDEGTGERDDEEDGESSTEPEEERDRDADDDEDGDGDDEDEGFGPPRQKDEKPSGFTVNMYNVLRENECE is encoded by the exons AAGTCAAacgggagagaaagagag GTGATACAGGTTCTGGGCCGAGCAGCCGCAATGCCAGTGTGGAGCGAGGAGATCGGCAGTCAGATACCTCAGACAGTGAGACCACTGACGTTAGGAGAATAAACCAGCAGCCCTTCAGCAGAGAAGGTAGATATGACCCCAACAG GTTCCGACTGCACTTTGAGAAAGAGAGTaaagaggaggtggaaaagaggaagaagttggCCAGGGAGAAGGTGTTGCAGCCAGTCTCAGACAAAGAACTTGAAGTTGACATCAATGACATCTATCCCTCAGAGAAAG GTCTTGGTTTCCCACGACGGCCGTCCTGGAATTATGAAATGACACGAGAGAGCCTgctgaggaaagaggagaagtcATACAAGGAGTACCTGGATGATCTGCACTCCAGAAACCCTCCTGGCTCCCTCAGCCACTTTGAGCACAATCTTGAG aCATGGAGACAGTTATGGAGAGTTATGGAGATGTCCGATGTCATTCTGCTCATTGTGGATATCAGGCACCCG GTGCTGCAGTTCCCTCCAGCCCTGTACCACTACATCACAGGAGATCTGCAGAAGCAGGTGGTCCTGGTGTTGAACAAAGCTGACCTGTGTCCTCCCCCACTGGTGATTGCCTGGAAACACTACATGACCTCTCAGTTCCCCCACCTGCAAATAGTCTGCTTCACCTCCCACCCTGGACAACCCTACAGCACag TGCTccagaagaagaggatgaggaggaagggagaCTGGGGTCACGCTGGAGGTCCTATAGATATCCTGAAGGCCTGTCAGGAGATAACAGCCGGGAGAG TTGACCTGTCCAGCTGGGAGCAGAAGATTCAGAGAGATGCTGTTGCAGAGAGACTCGACGGGGAGGGTGCAGATGAAGGAGCGGAGTCGGTGCTGATGGAGCATCAAAGTGACAGCGCTATGGAGATGAGCAACCCATCACAGGAGCTTTACAAAGATGGAGTTCTCACATTGGGCTGTATAG GCTTTCCGAATGTTGGTAAGTCATCTGTTATAAACAGCCTGGTGGGGAGAAAGGTGGTGAGTGTGTCTCGAACCCCAGGCCACACCAAATACTTCCAGACCTACTACCTCACCCCGACAGTCAAACTCTGCGACTGCCCTGGACTGGTCTTTCCCTCACGTGTCAACAAACAGTTACAG ATTCTTGCCGGCATCTACCCAGTGTCTCAGCTGCAGGAGCCCTACAGCTCAGTCGGTTATCTGTGTGAGAGGactcccttcctctctgtgctgaagCTCAATCATCCCAGCTTGTTGGAGAAGGAAGCCCATCTGAGAAACCAGGGGTCTGAAGAGCTTAGCTGGACTGCCTGGGATGTGTGTGAAG CttgggcagagaggagaggatatAAGACAGCAAAAGCAGCTCGCAACGATGTTTATCGTGCAGCTAATAGTCTCCTGCGGTTGGCAATTGATGGCAGATTGTGCCTTTGCCTCAGACCACCTGGCTACAGCTGCCTGAGAG CGCATTGGGAAAATCACCAAGACTTGCCGGAGATTATGGCTCTACAAGGAAGGACGACGGAGGATGAAGGGACTGGGGAGAGGGACGATGAGGAAGACGGCGAGTCCAGTACGGagccagaggaagagagagaccgggatgcagatgatgatgaggatggagatggggatgatgaagatgaggggTTTGGACCTCCAAGACAGAAGGACGAAAAGCCATCTGGCTTCACCGTTAACATGTACAATGTACTTCGGGAAAATGAGTGTGAGTGA